From a single Sphingosinicellaceae bacterium genomic region:
- a CDS encoding YafY family transcriptional regulator: MSRAQRLLDLIQALRRHRRPVAGAILAEELGVSLRTVYRDIETLKAQGAHIEGEAGLGYVLRPGFMLPPLMFSEEEIEALVLGSRWVSERADGPLGKAARNVLAKIGAVLPDDLKAGIDASGLLIGPGEPIPVRDGELAAIRQAIRSERKMRVAYADEQVNATERTIWPIALAFYDRVRVLVAWCELRAGYRHFRIDRIATLECTAERYPRRRARLLKEWHAVQGVPEQ, translated from the coding sequence ATGTCTCGCGCACAACGCCTGCTCGACCTGATCCAGGCACTGCGGCGGCACCGGCGACCGGTTGCGGGTGCCATTCTAGCGGAAGAACTCGGCGTTTCGTTGCGGACCGTTTATCGCGACATCGAGACTTTGAAGGCCCAGGGCGCGCATATCGAGGGTGAAGCAGGCTTGGGCTATGTGCTCCGACCCGGCTTCATGCTGCCGCCGCTGATGTTCTCCGAAGAGGAAATCGAGGCGCTGGTGCTCGGCTCACGATGGGTTTCCGAGCGGGCGGACGGCCCGCTCGGCAAAGCCGCGCGCAACGTGCTCGCCAAGATCGGCGCCGTGCTACCCGACGATCTCAAGGCGGGGATCGACGCCTCGGGCTTGTTGATCGGTCCTGGTGAGCCGATCCCGGTGAGAGACGGCGAGCTTGCTGCGATCCGCCAAGCGATCCGGTCCGAGCGCAAGATGCGGGTCGCCTACGCCGATGAGCAGGTCAACGCCACCGAGCGGACCATCTGGCCGATCGCGCTGGCTTTCTACGACCGGGTGCGTGTCCTCGTCGCGTGGTGCGAGTTGCGGGCCGGCTACCGCCATTTCAGGATCGACCGCATTGCCACGCTCGAGTGCACGGCCGAGCGGTATCCCCGCCGCCGCGCCAGGCTGCTCAAGGAGTGGCACGCGGTCCAGGGCGTCCCCGAGCAATGA
- a CDS encoding VOC family protein — MPAFNFLLLHVRDHATSAALYHELLGIPIVAQKPDIAILPLRDGVMLGLWSRATVEPESTGQTGASEIAFAVADAAAVEATHADWSRRGLPIIQTPTLMSFGTTFVALDPDGHRLRVFAPPAA; from the coding sequence ATGCCGGCCTTCAACTTCCTGCTGCTGCACGTCCGAGACCATGCCACCAGCGCTGCCCTCTACCACGAACTGCTCGGCATCCCGATCGTCGCGCAGAAACCGGATATCGCGATCCTGCCTTTGCGCGATGGCGTCATGCTGGGCCTGTGGTCTCGGGCGACGGTGGAGCCGGAGAGCACGGGCCAGACCGGTGCCAGCGAGATTGCGTTTGCCGTGGCCGATGCCGCCGCAGTGGAGGCGACGCATGCCGACTGGAGCCGGCGCGGCCTGCCCATCATCCAGACCCCGACCCTCATGAGCTTCGGCACCACTTTCGTCGCACTCGATCCCGATGGTCACCGCCTGCGCGTATTCGCACCCCCGGCTGCCTGA
- a CDS encoding NUDIX hydrolase — protein sequence MKQVAALPYRDGPGGSPEVLLITSRGTRRWVLPKGNPIRGLSAHLAAAHEAFEEAGISGIAGAEPLGSYGYDKVRRNGTTRAARVEVFPLAVHGRADDWPEQHERDSRWFSLRDAAAAVEEPELKAIIAAFRQPPARALNGFRRLARRLLGRTVE from the coding sequence ATCAAGCAAGTCGCCGCGTTGCCTTATCGAGACGGTCCGGGCGGTTCGCCCGAAGTGCTGCTCATAACGTCACGCGGCACGCGGCGCTGGGTCCTCCCCAAGGGCAATCCGATCCGCGGCCTGTCGGCGCACCTCGCCGCCGCGCACGAGGCGTTCGAGGAGGCTGGCATCTCCGGTATCGCGGGGGCCGAGCCGCTTGGCAGCTACGGCTATGACAAGGTCCGCCGAAACGGCACGACGCGCGCCGCACGGGTGGAGGTCTTTCCCCTCGCCGTCCACGGCCGCGCCGACGACTGGCCCGAGCAGCACGAGCGCGATTCCCGGTGGTTCAGCCTCCGCGACGCCGCCGCCGCGGTCGAGGAGCCCGAACTCAAGGCGATCATCGCCGCCTTCCGTCAGCCACCAGCGCGGGCGCTGAACGGATTCCGCCGACTGGCCCGGCGGCTGCTGGGGCGGACGGTGGAGTAG
- a CDS encoding MFS transporter translates to MTQPIVTAPAGTQPASTGPASTGPALPRRHFALLFTALLTVAAGNTALQSVLPAIARVIHLPDMLVAVIFSFSALLWTFSAPYWARQSDIRGRKLLTIVGVVGFGVSMLGCGFAILAGLHGWLAPVATFAVFAVLRSLFGIFGSATNPATQAYVAARTTEGERTNALSSLSSAFGLGTIIGPALAPLFILGTLGLAGPLFAFAAIAVVVIVAVARGLPNDDPTRFSRADLRHHGAPSSEPSVGGVSTGASTIAADAGRRTRLELSDPRIAPLMIFGFASGSIQAATGQTLGFLVIDRMGGSALAAQASISIVFMAGAGATLLAQWGLIPKLRLMPPQLLRWGTLFAGLGTLGIALGHSFHTLVLSYALTSLGYGFARPGFTAGASLAVADSEQGAVAGAVTQVNGACFVLAPAVGIGLYQFDHALPYWLAAAALVGLFAYTCLNRTLRRERVH, encoded by the coding sequence ATGACCCAACCGATCGTGACTGCACCGGCGGGGACCCAACCGGCGTCGACCGGGCCGGCGTCGACCGGGCCGGCGTTGCCCCGTCGCCACTTCGCCCTGCTGTTCACGGCGCTGCTGACCGTCGCTGCCGGCAACACCGCGCTGCAGTCGGTGCTGCCCGCGATCGCGCGCGTCATCCACCTGCCCGACATGCTGGTCGCGGTGATCTTCTCGTTCTCGGCGCTGCTGTGGACGTTCAGCGCACCGTACTGGGCGCGCCAGTCCGACATCCGCGGGCGCAAACTGCTGACCATCGTCGGCGTCGTCGGCTTTGGCGTGTCGATGCTCGGCTGCGGCTTCGCCATCCTCGCGGGCCTGCACGGCTGGCTCGCACCGGTCGCGACCTTCGCGGTGTTCGCCGTGCTGCGCAGTCTGTTCGGCATCTTCGGGTCGGCCACCAACCCCGCGACCCAGGCCTATGTCGCAGCGCGGACTACCGAGGGCGAGCGCACCAACGCGCTGTCGAGCCTGAGTTCCGCCTTCGGCCTCGGCACCATCATCGGCCCGGCGCTGGCGCCGCTGTTCATCCTCGGCACGCTCGGGCTGGCGGGGCCGCTGTTCGCCTTTGCGGCGATTGCAGTCGTGGTCATCGTCGCGGTCGCCAGGGGCCTGCCCAACGACGACCCGACGCGGTTCAGCCGCGCCGACCTCCGCCACCACGGCGCGCCGTCGTCGGAGCCCAGTGTCGGCGGCGTCTCGACCGGGGCCAGCACGATCGCCGCCGATGCCGGCCGCCGCACGCGGCTCGAGCTCAGCGACCCCCGCATCGCGCCGCTGATGATCTTCGGCTTCGCCAGCGGCAGCATCCAGGCCGCGACCGGCCAGACGCTCGGCTTCCTGGTCATCGACCGCATGGGCGGCAGCGCGCTCGCGGCGCAGGCCTCGATCAGCATCGTCTTCATGGCGGGCGCGGGTGCGACCCTGCTGGCGCAATGGGGCTTGATCCCAAAACTCCGCCTGATGCCGCCGCAACTGCTGCGCTGGGGGACCTTGTTCGCCGGCCTCGGCACGCTCGGCATCGCGCTCGGGCACAGCTTCCACACGCTGGTGCTGTCGTACGCGCTGACCAGCCTCGGCTACGGCTTCGCGCGGCCGGGCTTTACCGCCGGCGCGAGCCTCGCGGTCGCCGACAGCGAGCAGGGCGCGGTCGCGGGCGCAGTCACCCAGGTCAACGGTGCCTGCTTCGTGCTGGCCCCCGCGGTCGGCATCGGGCTGTACCAGTTCGACCATGCGCTGCCGTACTGGCTGGCGGCGGCCGCGCTGGTAGGACTGTTCGCCTACACCTGCCTCAACCGGACGCTGCGGCGCGAGCGGGTCCACTAG
- a CDS encoding acyl--CoA ligase encodes MATALKPAAAWPAVSIADAHALLTAPGQPFEMVTLDIRGIPTRTWKNAPPTLRDVFLGGRLHGDRIFLVHEDERVSFETFARAALALAARFQADGLVKGDRVAVVMRNIPEWPVAFFAAQVCGAIVTPLNAWWTGAELEYGLADSGAKLLVVDGERLARLTEHLPNCPALERIYVTRDADEYSETSANPLISRLEAVIGTPETWAALPPGDLPAVEILPEDDATIFYTSGTTGKPKGALGTHRNIVSNIMASAFSQARTYVRRGETPPAPDPAAPQKSTLLSVPFFHATGCHAVLSPALFAGVKLVMMRKWDPERAMQLIERERISSCGGVPTIAWQIIEHPARANYDLSSLESVAYGGAPSAPELVRQIKASFPKSQPGNGWGMTETSATFTHHMGEDYEHRPDSCGPPVAVCDLKVVDPQGKPLPTGVIGELWGRGPNVVKGYWNKPEATAETFTDGWVHTGDLARLDDEGFCFIIDRAKDMLIRGGENIYCVEVENALYEHPAVMDAAIVARPHHSLGEEPAAIVTLKPGAHVDADELRAFVAARLAAFKVPVEVRFWDGPLPRNANGKIVKTDLRRLFLP; translated from the coding sequence ATGGCCACCGCCCTGAAGCCTGCCGCCGCCTGGCCCGCCGTGTCGATCGCCGACGCGCACGCGCTGCTGACCGCGCCGGGCCAGCCGTTCGAGATGGTCACGCTCGACATCCGCGGCATCCCGACCCGGACGTGGAAGAACGCCCCGCCGACGCTGCGTGACGTCTTCCTCGGCGGGCGGCTGCATGGCGACCGGATCTTTCTGGTCCACGAGGACGAGCGCGTCAGTTTCGAGACCTTTGCCCGTGCCGCGCTGGCCCTTGCCGCGCGGTTCCAGGCGGACGGGCTGGTCAAGGGCGACCGCGTCGCGGTGGTGATGCGCAACATCCCAGAATGGCCGGTGGCGTTCTTCGCGGCGCAGGTGTGCGGGGCGATCGTCACGCCGCTCAACGCCTGGTGGACCGGTGCCGAGCTCGAATACGGGCTGGCGGACTCGGGCGCCAAGCTGCTCGTCGTCGACGGCGAGCGCCTCGCCCGCCTGACCGAGCATTTGCCCAACTGCCCCGCGCTGGAGCGCATCTACGTCACCCGTGACGCCGACGAATACAGCGAGACCAGCGCCAACCCGCTGATCTCACGCCTCGAAGCCGTCATCGGCACCCCGGAAACCTGGGCCGCGCTGCCGCCCGGCGACCTCCCGGCAGTCGAAATTTTGCCTGAGGACGACGCGACGATCTTCTATACCAGCGGCACCACCGGCAAGCCCAAGGGTGCGCTCGGCACCCACCGCAACATCGTCTCGAACATCATGGCAAGCGCCTTCAGCCAGGCCCGGACCTACGTCCGCCGCGGCGAAACCCCGCCCGCGCCCGACCCGGCCGCGCCGCAGAAGTCGACCCTCCTCAGCGTGCCGTTCTTCCACGCCACCGGCTGCCACGCCGTCCTGTCGCCGGCCCTGTTCGCTGGGGTCAAGCTGGTGATGATGCGCAAGTGGGACCCGGAGCGCGCCATGCAGCTGATCGAGCGCGAGCGCATCAGCAGCTGCGGCGGCGTCCCGACCATCGCCTGGCAGATCATCGAGCACCCGGCCCGCGCCAACTATGACCTGTCGAGCCTGGAGAGCGTCGCTTACGGTGGTGCACCGTCGGCCCCCGAACTCGTCCGCCAGATCAAGGCGAGCTTCCCGAAGTCGCAGCCCGGCAACGGCTGGGGCATGACCGAGACCTCCGCCACCTTCACCCACCACATGGGCGAGGATTACGAGCACCGCCCCGACAGTTGCGGGCCGCCGGTCGCGGTGTGCGACCTGAAGGTCGTCGATCCGCAGGGGAAACCACTGCCGACCGGCGTGATCGGCGAGTTGTGGGGACGCGGGCCCAACGTCGTGAAGGGCTATTGGAACAAGCCCGAGGCAACCGCGGAGACCTTCACCGACGGCTGGGTCCACACCGGCGATCTGGCGCGCCTCGACGACGAGGGTTTCTGCTTCATCATCGACCGCGCCAAGGACATGCTGATCCGCGGCGGCGAGAACATCTACTGCGTCGAGGTCGAGAACGCCCTCTACGAGCACCCCGCCGTGATGGACGCGGCGATCGTCGCCCGCCCCCACCACAGCCTCGGCGAGGAGCCCGCCGCGATTGTCACCCTGAAGCCCGGCGCCCACGTCGACGCCGACGAGCTTCGCGCCTTCGTGGCGGCCCGGCTGGCGGCGTTCAAGGTGCCCGTCGAGGTGCGCTTCTGGGACGGCCCGCTGCCCCGCAACGCCAACGGCAAGATCGTCAAGACCGACCTGCGGAGGCTGTTCCTGCCCTAG
- a CDS encoding catalase family protein, which translates to MPVPVRYTPSVEQPEPDEAETFAAIIDTMKTISATTFKDEGRAIRAVHAKAHALLDGTLTVLGLPPELAQGLFATPATYAAKVRVSTSPGDLLDDHISTPRGLAIKVLGVTGEQLSGNAGDATQDFLLVDGPAFLAPTPKAFLGSLKLLAATTDRAEGLKRAFSATARGIETVLEAIGQKSSTLTGLGGHKLTNPLGETYYSQVPIRYGDYIAKVSAVPVSADITALTDARVDLSGKPDGLREALTGHFAHDGGEWEIRVQLCTDLETMPIEDASKVWPEDEAPYVAVARLTLPPQSSWDAEKAGEDDGVAFAPWHGLVAHQPLGGVMRARRSVYGALQTERSTRSGCPFSEAA; encoded by the coding sequence ATGCCCGTTCCCGTCCGCTACACGCCCTCCGTCGAGCAGCCCGAACCGGACGAGGCCGAGACCTTCGCCGCGATCATCGACACGATGAAGACGATCAGCGCGACGACCTTCAAGGACGAGGGCCGCGCCATCCGCGCCGTCCATGCCAAGGCTCACGCCCTGCTCGACGGTACGCTGACCGTGCTCGGCCTGCCGCCCGAACTTGCGCAGGGGCTGTTCGCGACGCCCGCCACTTATGCCGCCAAGGTCCGCGTCTCGACGTCGCCCGGCGACCTGCTCGACGACCACATCTCGACGCCGCGCGGTCTTGCGATCAAGGTTCTGGGCGTCACCGGCGAGCAGCTGTCGGGCAATGCCGGTGACGCGACACAAGACTTCCTGCTCGTCGACGGGCCGGCGTTTCTCGCGCCGACGCCCAAGGCCTTCCTCGGCAGTCTGAAGTTGCTGGCGGCGACAACGGACCGGGCGGAGGGCTTGAAGCGCGCCTTCTCGGCGACGGCGCGGGGCATCGAGACGGTGCTCGAGGCGATCGGGCAGAAGAGTTCAACGCTGACCGGGCTCGGCGGGCACAAGCTGACCAACCCGCTTGGGGAGACCTATTACTCGCAGGTGCCGATCCGCTACGGCGACTATATTGCCAAGGTCTCGGCGGTGCCGGTGTCGGCGGACATCACCGCGCTGACCGATGCCCGGGTCGACCTGTCGGGCAAGCCGGACGGTCTCCGCGAGGCCCTGACCGGCCATTTCGCCCATGACGGCGGTGAATGGGAGATCCGGGTCCAGCTGTGCACCGACCTCGAGACGATGCCGATCGAGGACGCCTCGAAGGTCTGGCCCGAGGACGAGGCCCCGTATGTCGCCGTCGCCCGCCTCACCTTGCCGCCGCAATCATCCTGGGACGCTGAAAAAGCCGGTGAAGACGACGGGGTAGCGTTTGCGCCGTGGCACGGCCTGGTCGCCCATCAGCCGCTCGGCGGCGTCATGCGTGCCCGCCGGTCGGTTTACGGCGCGCTGCAGACCGAGCGTTCGACCCGGAGTGGCTGCCCGTTCAGCGAGGCGGCCTGA
- a CDS encoding autotransporter domain-containing protein has product MVKQLSTRQRLLLGATFAGIGAFASPNAALADCLPDASGTTVTCSTADPDGYNGSAVNGLTVSIIPNTIVGGTLSAGTGSAINNEGTITVAGVAVSTGGGSTITNATTATGIITGDIVFGPATDTQVNTLNNYNATPGGITGNITSGGALNVTNTGSIVGNLSSTGNTTITNSGDFTGDIVLGAGNDVVTNTGTLTGNVDLGGGATNVFNADGSAQFPTGTLTADAGSLNTLNLGAAGGTLGAVTNFSVLNVNAAVGNTWLVNAPIVFANGINLNSGFFQTTDASNLGTNTIVNNAGPVGDGGLYFDNTTTGTYAGNMSGTGVTYVGFGGAGTTTFSGVNTTTGGTYIDGGTLIVTGGSALSDTGEVQLSNGGTLDVATTETIGALNDGVFYGGKGNVTLSGGNLVINSGAFGGVISGANGIEKIGTDILTLSGANTFTGSATVTDGTLVLAGGAAIDDTAAVIVNATDTTAGTLQVDDAETIGSLSGNGGTVVLNAGLTTGDATDTAYAGVISGVGGLTKAGTGIFTLTGANSYSGGTTVDAGTLEGNTTSIQGDVLVNAAGTLLFTQPVDGTYAGMLTGTGAVTKADVGILTLTGTNTGFTGTTNLNGGAVAIASEANIGTGPIAFDGGTLQTTGATTLANAVTLNAGGGTFQTDADTTASGIITGAGALTKTGASMLTLTGLNDYTGGTTVSAGILKGDAGVGLQGDIVNNAEVDFTGAFATYAGNMSGTGGVKVVDNAVVGFSGANTYAGPTTIDVGSSLFSFSDTALSGASAFTVDGVLNIQTATNTIGSLSGTGEVSGNTGSVLNIGADNTSTTFAGDFDPIDVNKIGTGTLTLTSTSGLSTVGALGVNGGMLELDGILAATTGTSVASGATLSVGTAGSLTSDVVGASGSITQVNGTITGNIANAGTLSGTGTVVGTLTNSGTVAPGNGAAGILNINGAFAQTAAGTLAISLSPTATSGTGYSQILVTGGPGTATLDGILSVNRSGGLYVAGSTYDIINASGGITGGFASVTGNVVSPFITLTPVGIVTLAGTDQVYRLQVSRTNYAVGIGASATPNQIAVANGFQGLVAGATGGAATAVIAVDNMTGSQAQSFFDQVSPEPYGAYATALLNQSELFTRQVALQMHATPNTGDGASVWGRGYGQWGKGRDRNFEYGTDQDTYGGALGIDYRTGPAVFGVAGGWSHDKLDYALGNSRGKANSWQAGAYLDYAMGSIDFDLQGMYSHGKFNASKSINVATIASDTDARFNGHLWKVMGTVGYNADMGSITLRPFVGFDFSRGRVNSFTETGAGALNLTVASINARRSDAMAGVDLGSKTSLGFSPYARLAYRYDVKNHYRNVSAYFNGDPTTEFTVAGVRPGRSEGDVDAGVSYGISPGSSVFVGYEGTFRKDTRSSGVSAGFRLALGGHAAAAAPMAAPPPPPAPVAPAPLPPCPPAAVTPGPFLVFFDWDKSVITPEAAAVLDRAAEQYTATGQTTVQLAGHADKSGSPDYNVGLSQRRADAVKTYMATKGVPDGSMTTEAFGESRPLVDTADGVREPQNRRVQITFGGASAPANSPCTPQ; this is encoded by the coding sequence ATGGTTAAGCAGCTTTCGACGCGGCAACGGTTGTTGCTTGGCGCGACCTTTGCGGGAATCGGTGCATTCGCCTCTCCTAACGCGGCGCTCGCGGATTGCCTCCCTGATGCATCCGGAACAACCGTTACATGTTCAACAGCTGACCCCGACGGTTACAATGGATCGGCGGTCAATGGCCTGACGGTCAGCATCATTCCCAACACGATCGTTGGCGGTACGTTGTCTGCCGGCACCGGGAGTGCGATCAATAACGAGGGCACGATTACTGTTGCTGGGGTCGCTGTTTCGACCGGCGGTGGTAGTACCATTACGAACGCCACGACCGCGACGGGGATCATCACCGGCGACATCGTCTTCGGCCCGGCGACGGATACGCAGGTCAACACGCTGAATAACTATAACGCCACACCAGGGGGCATCACCGGCAACATCACGTCGGGCGGGGCGCTCAACGTCACCAACACCGGCAGTATCGTCGGCAACCTGTCCTCGACGGGTAACACGACGATTACGAACAGCGGCGATTTCACCGGCGACATCGTGCTCGGTGCAGGTAACGACGTTGTCACCAACACCGGCACGTTGACCGGCAATGTCGACCTCGGCGGCGGCGCGACCAATGTTTTCAATGCGGACGGCAGTGCGCAATTTCCCACGGGCACGCTGACTGCGGACGCAGGCAGCCTCAACACGCTCAACTTGGGTGCTGCTGGCGGTACCCTCGGTGCGGTTACCAACTTCAGCGTACTCAACGTCAATGCAGCGGTCGGCAACACGTGGTTGGTCAATGCACCGATCGTGTTCGCCAATGGCATCAACCTTAATAGCGGCTTCTTCCAGACGACGGACGCTTCGAACCTCGGGACGAACACCATCGTCAACAACGCCGGACCTGTTGGAGACGGCGGTCTTTATTTCGACAACACCACGACCGGTACCTACGCCGGCAACATGTCGGGCACTGGCGTGACCTATGTGGGTTTCGGCGGAGCGGGCACGACAACCTTTTCAGGCGTTAATACGACGACGGGTGGCACTTATATCGACGGCGGCACCCTTATCGTGACCGGTGGGTCGGCTCTGTCGGACACCGGCGAGGTCCAGCTTTCGAATGGCGGCACGCTCGACGTCGCGACCACCGAGACGATCGGCGCGCTCAATGACGGCGTGTTCTACGGCGGCAAGGGAAATGTCACGCTGTCGGGTGGCAATCTCGTCATTAACAGCGGTGCTTTTGGCGGCGTCATCTCGGGCGCAAACGGCATCGAAAAGATCGGCACGGACATCCTGACCCTCTCCGGTGCGAACACCTTCACCGGGTCCGCGACCGTGACCGACGGCACGCTCGTGCTGGCGGGTGGCGCGGCGATCGACGACACGGCGGCGGTGATCGTCAACGCGACTGACACGACGGCGGGCACGCTTCAGGTCGACGATGCCGAGACGATCGGGAGCCTATCAGGCAACGGCGGCACGGTCGTGCTCAATGCCGGCCTCACCACCGGTGATGCGACCGACACCGCATATGCCGGCGTGATTTCCGGTGTCGGAGGCCTGACCAAGGCAGGTACCGGCATTTTCACCCTCACCGGCGCGAACAGCTACAGCGGTGGCACGACGGTCGACGCGGGCACGCTCGAGGGCAACACGACCTCGATCCAGGGCGATGTGCTGGTCAACGCGGCAGGGACGCTGCTGTTCACGCAGCCCGTCGACGGCACCTATGCCGGCATGCTCACGGGAACCGGAGCGGTGACCAAGGCAGACGTCGGCATCCTGACGCTGACCGGCACCAACACCGGCTTTACCGGCACGACAAACCTGAACGGCGGCGCTGTTGCAATCGCCTCCGAGGCCAACATCGGCACCGGTCCGATCGCCTTCGATGGCGGCACGCTGCAGACCACGGGTGCGACGACGCTGGCCAACGCGGTCACCCTCAACGCCGGCGGAGGCACCTTCCAGACCGACGCCGACACGACAGCGAGCGGTATCATCACTGGCGCGGGCGCGCTGACCAAGACCGGCGCGTCGATGCTCACCTTGACCGGCTTGAACGATTACACCGGCGGTACGACCGTTTCGGCGGGCATTCTCAAGGGCGACGCCGGCGTCGGACTGCAAGGCGATATCGTCAACAATGCCGAAGTCGACTTTACCGGTGCTTTCGCCACCTACGCGGGCAACATGTCCGGCACTGGCGGTGTAAAAGTCGTCGACAACGCGGTGGTTGGCTTCAGTGGAGCGAACACCTACGCCGGACCGACCACGATCGATGTTGGCAGCTCACTCTTCAGCTTCTCCGATACCGCGCTCAGCGGGGCCTCGGCGTTCACGGTCGACGGTGTCCTCAATATCCAGACCGCCACCAACACTATCGGCAGCCTCAGCGGCACCGGTGAAGTGAGCGGAAATACCGGCTCGGTCCTGAATATCGGTGCGGACAACACGTCGACGACGTTCGCCGGTGATTTCGATCCGATCGACGTCAACAAGATCGGTACCGGAACGCTGACGCTGACCAGCACAAGTGGTCTCAGCACCGTCGGTGCGCTCGGTGTCAATGGCGGTATGCTCGAGCTCGACGGCATTCTTGCCGCGACGACCGGCACGTCGGTCGCGAGTGGCGCGACGCTGAGTGTCGGCACGGCGGGCAGCCTGACCAGCGACGTCGTCGGCGCCAGCGGATCGATCACCCAGGTGAATGGCACGATAACCGGCAACATTGCCAACGCTGGCACGCTGTCGGGCACCGGTACGGTCGTCGGCACCTTGACCAACAGCGGCACGGTCGCTCCGGGCAATGGCGCCGCGGGCATCCTCAATATCAATGGCGCATTCGCCCAGACGGCGGCCGGGACGCTGGCGATCAGCCTCAGCCCGACCGCGACGTCGGGCACCGGCTATTCGCAGATCTTGGTGACCGGAGGACCCGGCACGGCGACCCTCGACGGCATCTTGTCGGTGAATCGCTCGGGCGGCCTCTACGTCGCAGGCAGCACCTACGATATCATCAATGCCTCGGGCGGTATCACCGGGGGATTCGCGTCGGTCACCGGCAATGTCGTGTCGCCGTTCATCACACTGACGCCGGTGGGGATTGTGACGCTGGCCGGTACTGACCAGGTCTACCGGCTACAGGTATCGCGGACCAACTATGCGGTCGGCATAGGTGCCTCGGCGACGCCTAACCAGATCGCGGTCGCGAACGGCTTCCAGGGTCTCGTCGCCGGCGCGACCGGTGGTGCGGCGACCGCGGTCATCGCCGTCGACAACATGACCGGCTCGCAGGCCCAGTCGTTCTTCGACCAGGTCAGCCCTGAGCCGTACGGCGCTTATGCCACCGCATTGCTCAACCAGAGCGAGCTGTTCACCCGCCAGGTTGCACTGCAGATGCATGCCACGCCGAACACCGGGGACGGCGCCAGTGTCTGGGGCCGTGGCTACGGCCAGTGGGGCAAAGGCCGCGACCGTAACTTCGAATACGGCACCGACCAGGACACCTATGGCGGCGCGCTCGGCATAGATTACCGGACTGGTCCGGCAGTGTTCGGGGTTGCTGGCGGCTGGTCGCACGACAAGCTCGACTATGCTCTCGGCAACAGCCGCGGCAAGGCGAACAGCTGGCAGGCCGGTGCCTATCTCGACTATGCGATGGGCTCGATCGATTTCGACCTGCAGGGCATGTATTCGCACGGCAAGTTCAACGCGTCGAAGTCTATCAACGTCGCGACTATCGCGAGTGACACCGACGCTCGCTTCAACGGGCATCTGTGGAAGGTGATGGGAACCGTCGGTTACAACGCCGATATGGGCAGCATCACGTTGCGGCCGTTCGTCGGGTTCGACTTCAGCCGTGGCAGGGTGAACAGCTTCACCGAGACCGGGGCCGGTGCGCTCAATCTGACCGTCGCATCGATCAACGCGAGACGAAGCGACGCGATGGCTGGCGTGGACCTTGGCTCGAAGACCAGCCTTGGTTTCTCGCCTTACGCACGCCTCGCTTACCGCTATGACGTGAAGAACCACTACCGCAACGTCTCGGCCTACTTCAACGGCGATCCGACAACGGAGTTCACCGTCGCCGGTGTGCGTCCCGGCCGGTCGGAAGGCGATGTCGATGCCGGGGTGAGTTATGGGATCAGTCCGGGTTCGTCGGTGTTCGTCGGTTACGAGGGCACGTTCCGCAAGGATACCCGCAGCAGCGGCGTCTCGGCCGGGTTCCGGCTCGCGCTCGGCGGCCATGCCGCCGCGGCGGCTCCGATGGCGGCGCCACCGCCGCCGCCTGCGCCCGTGGCGCCGGCACCGTTGCCGCCCTGCCCGCCTGCCGCGGTGACCCCTGGACCGTTTCTGGTCTTCTTCGATTGGGACAAGTCGGTGATCACGCCTGAAGCAGCTGCAGTCCTCGATCGTGCCGCGGAGCAATATACCGCGACCGGCCAGACCACCGTCCAGCTTGCGGGCCACGCCGACAAGTCGGGTTCGCCAGATTACAATGTCGGTCTCTCGCAGCGTCGTGCCGACGCGGTGAAGACCTATATGGCGACCAAGGGCGTGCCCGACGGTTCGATGACGACCGAAGCCTTTGGCGAGAGCCGTCCGCTCGTCGATACCGCCGATGGTGTTCGCGAGCCACAGAACCGCCGTGTGCAAATCACCTTCGGGGGGGCGTCGGCACCCGCAAACAGCCCCTGCACACCGCAGTAA